Proteins encoded within one genomic window of Sulfurovum sp. XGS-02:
- the modB gene encoding molybdate ABC transporter permease subunit, with translation MLENLDIVPFILSFKLAAVTTVILFILSLPLAWYLSQSTAKKKPFLEAVTALPIVLPPSVLGFYILVVLSPNSVVGAFFETLFGVKLVFSFTGLVVASCFYSLPFMVQPLQSGFESLNKHMLEASYLAGKSRLQTVFRIALPNIKPSLVTALIITFAHTVGEFGVVLMVGGSIPGETKVASVAIYEMVEVMEYGTAHIYSAVMVLMSFIVLLSVYIFNHTQRKIGLPS, from the coding sequence ATGTTAGAAAACTTAGATATCGTACCTTTTATTCTTTCATTTAAACTCGCAGCGGTGACCACAGTGATTCTGTTTATACTTTCTCTGCCTTTGGCGTGGTATCTCTCCCAAAGCACTGCAAAGAAAAAACCTTTTTTAGAAGCCGTTACAGCATTGCCGATCGTGCTTCCTCCCTCTGTGTTGGGGTTTTATATTTTGGTCGTACTCTCTCCGAACTCTGTAGTGGGAGCTTTTTTTGAAACTCTTTTTGGTGTGAAATTGGTCTTCTCTTTTACCGGTTTGGTCGTGGCAAGTTGTTTTTATTCACTTCCTTTTATGGTACAGCCTTTACAAAGCGGATTTGAGTCTTTGAACAAACATATGTTGGAGGCATCCTACCTTGCAGGAAAGAGCAGGTTGCAGACAGTTTTCCGTATCGCACTGCCAAATATAAAACCGTCACTCGTCACGGCATTGATCATTACATTTGCACATACGGTCGGTGAGTTCGGTGTAGTGCTCATGGTAGGGGGAAGTATCCCCGGTGAGACGAAAGTGGCTTCGGTGGCTATTTATGAGATGGTTGAGGTAATGGAGTATGGTACAGCACATATATATAGTGCCGTTATGGTTTTGATGAGTTTTATCGTACTCTTGTCCGTATACATCTTTAATCATACTCAGCGTAAAATAGGTCTGCCTTCATGA
- a CDS encoding efflux RND transporter permease subunit — protein MMRIIHYFIENKSLNYVLLIFILFLGINSYYNIPKELFPEIALDKIAIRGAYAGASADNLDKMAVRDIEDELGNIQGIEKIETVIKSGTFSIVLDLNEGSDKTDALNKAKDAIARSRQYLPSDMTEPTAELLMHNRPLIRLSLSSEHMTKGQLIETAKEVKSKIARNPYVSEVQIYGDADQEVSVQINEEAVRAYGLDPATLIDAISKTSYIYPIGDIKQSGNYIFLSTVNGKESKEEWESALIKIGEKQLRLGDVAQVDITYPQDTTLSTFNGRNNITLVISKGPEGNAIHISRDLQTYAKEKLTKEFPDVYFDFYQDSSKPVEDRLNTVISNLMFGLVLVFLSMALLINVRIASIVVMGIPISFAIGVMFLYFTGYSINIVSLLGGLIVIGIVVDDAIVVSENIQRHINEGMERKEAVYQGLKEMVLPVTLATLTTIAAFLPLFMLTGEIKNFIILIPITVIMILLGSLLESFFFLPLHADELLKKQKNFINWEPLQNAYETLLHLVIRFKYIFLFTFVIVIPILTILTIKMLNFQFFPSFDGNYLYITGKSNMDTTIEETDKIAKELEKHVLTKKETYALKSTSTVVGYRRSLAGADENGDNMLYITMELYDMEPQSFIDAYINPILNFSFLFNDPEKIRKKHTYDLAQQLREEIAPMMEKYQLEELGVLEDKPGLIKNDIQINLSGKDSEQIAKAMQRIEENLSAIPYVKDVGNNAQLGKMEYKLRINAYGEQLGMSEVGIAQTLSGYFLDSRKAMTFSQNGVMEIRTKSIMKDTEKTLMNFMIPTPSGSVVKLTDVVDIEKIRAYEKIEKRDGNTVKSVFANIDKKKTTAVDVLKQVRPLLDTIQEEGIDVSLLGEQEKNQQFKNDMIRSLIIAVFLILITLLFIFPKIRYALMVMSVIPFSLLGALMGHMLVGVNLSMPSVIGMLGLAGVVINDGIIMLDFLHGTHNADTFYERAKLRLRPILITSITTFLGLFTLIFYATGQAVILQPIAISIGFGLIWGTVLNLVYLPSLYAVVNKIQPGREG, from the coding sequence ATGATGAGGATCATTCATTACTTTATAGAGAATAAAAGTCTTAATTATGTGTTGCTCATTTTTATCCTTTTTTTGGGCATAAACTCCTATTACAATATTCCTAAAGAACTTTTTCCTGAAATTGCCTTGGATAAGATCGCTATCAGGGGCGCTTATGCTGGGGCCAGTGCTGACAACCTTGATAAAATGGCAGTGCGTGACATCGAAGATGAACTAGGCAATATACAGGGTATAGAGAAGATAGAGACAGTCATCAAGTCAGGTACTTTTTCTATCGTCCTCGATCTTAACGAGGGATCGGACAAAACAGATGCACTCAATAAAGCCAAGGATGCCATCGCACGTAGCAGACAATATCTTCCTTCAGATATGACGGAACCTACGGCAGAGTTACTGATGCACAATCGACCGCTTATCAGACTTTCTCTCTCCTCTGAGCATATGACCAAAGGCCAACTGATAGAAACGGCTAAAGAGGTGAAATCCAAAATTGCCAGAAATCCTTACGTCAGTGAAGTTCAGATCTACGGTGATGCAGATCAGGAAGTCTCTGTTCAGATCAATGAAGAGGCTGTAAGAGCCTATGGCTTGGACCCTGCTACGCTTATTGATGCGATCTCAAAAACCTCTTATATCTATCCCATCGGGGATATCAAACAAAGCGGAAATTATATTTTTCTCTCTACGGTAAACGGTAAAGAGAGTAAAGAAGAGTGGGAATCTGCACTGATTAAAATAGGAGAGAAGCAGTTGAGGCTCGGTGATGTTGCCCAAGTCGATATCACTTATCCTCAAGATACCACACTTTCGACCTTTAACGGACGGAATAACATTACACTGGTCATCTCAAAAGGGCCTGAGGGGAATGCGATACATATCTCCAGAGATCTGCAAACCTATGCAAAAGAGAAACTCACCAAAGAGTTTCCAGACGTCTATTTCGATTTTTACCAGGACAGTTCCAAACCGGTCGAAGACAGGCTCAATACGGTCATATCAAACCTGATGTTCGGACTGGTTCTAGTATTCCTCTCTATGGCATTGCTGATCAATGTGCGTATCGCATCTATTGTGGTGATGGGTATCCCTATATCTTTTGCCATAGGGGTCATGTTCCTTTATTTTACAGGATACTCTATCAATATCGTTTCTTTGCTTGGAGGGCTGATCGTCATAGGTATCGTCGTCGATGATGCGATTGTTGTTTCTGAGAATATCCAGCGCCATATCAATGAGGGTATGGAGAGAAAAGAGGCTGTCTATCAAGGACTCAAAGAGATGGTCCTGCCCGTCACCTTGGCAACACTGACAACCATCGCCGCTTTTCTTCCTCTGTTTATGCTCACCGGAGAGATCAAAAACTTCATTATCCTTATTCCTATCACCGTGATTATGATCCTTTTGGGATCACTTCTTGAAAGTTTTTTCTTTCTGCCCTTACATGCGGACGAGCTTCTCAAAAAGCAGAAGAATTTTATCAATTGGGAACCCTTGCAGAACGCATATGAGACGTTGCTGCATCTTGTGATCCGTTTTAAATATATCTTTCTATTTACTTTTGTCATAGTGATACCTATTTTGACCATACTTACGATCAAGATGCTCAATTTTCAGTTTTTCCCTAGTTTTGACGGTAACTATCTCTACATTACAGGGAAAAGTAATATGGATACTACCATAGAAGAGACAGATAAGATAGCCAAAGAGTTGGAAAAGCATGTACTTACAAAAAAAGAGACCTATGCACTTAAATCCACTTCTACCGTTGTGGGGTACAGAAGGTCACTTGCGGGGGCAGATGAAAATGGAGACAATATGCTCTACATCACTATGGAGCTTTATGATATGGAGCCTCAGAGTTTTATCGATGCCTATATCAATCCTATTTTGAATTTCAGTTTTCTCTTCAACGATCCTGAGAAGATCAGAAAGAAACATACCTATGACCTTGCACAGCAACTGAGAGAAGAGATCGCACCTATGATGGAAAAGTATCAGCTTGAAGAGCTTGGCGTACTTGAAGACAAACCCGGCCTGATCAAAAATGACATACAGATCAATCTGTCGGGCAAGGATAGTGAACAGATCGCAAAGGCAATGCAAAGAATTGAAGAGAACCTTTCAGCGATTCCATATGTGAAAGATGTAGGTAATAATGCACAGCTTGGAAAGATGGAGTACAAGTTACGTATTAATGCCTATGGTGAACAGCTGGGCATGAGTGAAGTAGGCATAGCACAGACACTTTCGGGCTATTTCCTTGACAGCCGTAAAGCGATGACCTTCAGTCAGAACGGTGTGATGGAGATCAGAACAAAATCCATCATGAAGGATACTGAAAAGACACTCATGAACTTTATGATCCCTACACCTTCAGGAAGTGTGGTGAAATTGACCGATGTGGTGGATATCGAAAAGATAAGGGCGTACGAAAAGATCGAAAAAAGAGATGGTAATACAGTCAAGTCGGTCTTTGCAAACATAGACAAGAAAAAAACAACGGCTGTGGATGTACTTAAACAGGTCAGGCCTCTGCTTGATACGATCCAGGAAGAAGGTATTGACGTCAGTCTTTTAGGAGAGCAGGAAAAAAACCAGCAATTTAAAAATGATATGATACGCTCTTTGATCATCGCAGTCTTTTTGATCTTGATCACACTCCTTTTTATCTTTCCGAAGATCCGTTATGCATTGATGGTGATGTCCGTCATACCATTCAGTCTATTGGGTGCATTGATGGGGCATATGCTGGTCGGGGTCAACCTTTCCATGCCTTCGGTCATAGGTATGTTAGGGCTCGCAGGGGTTGTGATCAATGATGGTATCATCATGCTTGATTTCCTGCATGGTACGCATAATGCAGATACATTCTATGAAAGGGCGAAGTTAAGGCTCCGTCCTATTCTGATCACTTCGATCACGACATTCCTTGGGCTTTTCACCCTGATCTTTTATGCAACAGGACAGGCAGTGATCCTTCAGCCTATCGCTATTTCGATAGGATTCGGTCTTATCTGGGGTACGGTCTTGAACCTCGTCTACCTGCCGTCACTGTATGCAGTGGTCAATAAGATCCAACCGGGAAGAGAAGGTTAG
- a CDS encoding ABC transporter ATP-binding protein: MIQIEIHKRLHGAYGDMDLDVNLEIQKGEFIALIGESGSGKTTLLRILAGLEKAVGTIKVEDLLWLGGQKMLPPQQREIGFIFQDYALFEHMNVEENLLFVKKDKGLAQRLLAMTELSRLSHRNVKGLSGGQKQRVSLCRALMKQPKLLLMDEPLSALDPAMRTKLQEEILRMHKTFGITTIMVSHDTDASYQLADRIVVLDHGKVIADGRPEEIFVKTTKEVYTLCR; encoded by the coding sequence ATGATACAGATAGAGATACATAAAAGACTGCATGGTGCATATGGTGATATGGATCTTGATGTCAACCTGGAGATACAAAAGGGTGAATTTATTGCATTGATAGGTGAAAGCGGTTCTGGTAAAACAACACTGCTAAGGATCTTGGCTGGCCTCGAAAAAGCAGTGGGCACTATTAAAGTAGAAGATCTGCTTTGGTTAGGTGGTCAGAAAATGCTTCCTCCACAACAAAGAGAGATAGGGTTTATATTTCAGGATTATGCACTGTTTGAACATATGAATGTAGAAGAAAACTTGCTCTTTGTCAAGAAGGACAAGGGTTTGGCTCAAAGGCTTCTTGCGATGACAGAACTGAGCAGATTGTCACACCGTAATGTAAAAGGTCTCAGCGGTGGACAGAAACAAAGGGTCAGTCTTTGTCGTGCCTTGATGAAACAGCCAAAGCTTTTACTGATGGATGAACCTCTTTCAGCACTTGATCCTGCAATGCGTACAAAATTACAAGAAGAGATACTCAGAATGCATAAAACGTTTGGTATCACAACCATTATGGTAAGCCATGATACTGATGCTTCTTATCAGCTTGCTGATCGTATAGTGGTCCTTGATCATGGAAAGGTCATAGCAGATGGTCGCCCTGAAGAGATATTTGTCAAGACAACCAAAGAGGTATATACGCTTTGTAGATGA
- the modA gene encoding molybdate ABC transporter substrate-binding protein, translated as MKKIVLGIVLSFVLLSAGEIKIAVAANVSYAIEPLKKAFYALYPKTNIEVILGSSGKLTAQIKNGAPYELFMSANMKYPEVLYKEGIAITKPIVYAQGALAYLSVDPQDFTQGMRLLTDDKIAKIAIANPKTAPYGVAAVEALKCANVYDAVKKKFVYGESISQTVTYAMTAADIGFIAKSSLFSPQMAHLKEGVNWSDVDASLYTPIDQGMVILKKAEANPEVKNFYDFLLSEKAKEILQNFGYKVE; from the coding sequence ATGAAAAAGATCGTATTAGGTATAGTATTAAGTTTCGTTCTGTTAAGTGCAGGAGAGATCAAGATCGCTGTTGCTGCAAATGTAAGTTACGCCATAGAACCACTCAAGAAAGCCTTTTATGCGCTATATCCGAAGACAAATATAGAAGTGATCCTGGGAAGCTCCGGAAAACTTACCGCACAGATAAAGAATGGTGCGCCTTATGAACTGTTTATGTCGGCAAATATGAAATACCCGGAAGTACTTTATAAAGAGGGAATAGCCATTACCAAACCTATCGTCTATGCACAGGGGGCCTTAGCTTACTTATCTGTAGATCCACAGGACTTTACACAAGGTATGAGGCTTTTAACCGATGATAAGATCGCAAAAATAGCCATTGCAAACCCTAAAACGGCACCTTACGGTGTTGCAGCTGTAGAGGCTTTGAAATGTGCCAATGTCTATGATGCAGTCAAAAAGAAGTTTGTCTATGGTGAATCCATTTCACAGACCGTGACCTATGCAATGACTGCAGCAGATATCGGATTTATAGCAAAATCTTCACTTTTCAGTCCACAAATGGCACATCTTAAAGAGGGGGTGAACTGGAGTGATGTTGATGCATCTCTCTATACGCCAATAGACCAGGGAATGGTCATTTTGAAAAAAGCTGAAGCTAATCCTGAAGTAAAAAATTTTTATGATTTTCTCTTAAGTGAAAAAGCCAAAGAGATATTGCAAAATTTCGGCTATAAGGTAGAGTAA
- a CDS encoding alkylphosphonate utilization protein produces the protein MSIDKALMERSGGKCELCGSEEGLTAYAVAPKDESIVICSTCAASIDDPTNDEKHWNCLHDSMWSTEPAVQVMAFRLLTQLGAQDQLDMMYLEDDVRAWAEEGMATEEQEPTRDANGTILQEGDSVSIIKDLPVKGAGFTAKQGTTVKNIRMVPGDPTHIQGRVNGTMIFIISAFLKKL, from the coding sequence ATGAGCATAGATAAAGCATTAATGGAAAGAAGCGGTGGAAAATGTGAGTTATGTGGTTCTGAAGAGGGACTTACAGCTTACGCAGTTGCACCAAAAGATGAATCTATAGTGATCTGTAGCACGTGTGCAGCCTCTATAGATGATCCGACAAACGATGAAAAACATTGGAACTGTCTTCATGACAGTATGTGGAGTACAGAGCCTGCAGTACAAGTGATGGCATTCAGACTCCTTACACAGCTTGGCGCGCAGGATCAACTTGATATGATGTATCTTGAAGATGATGTAAGAGCATGGGCAGAGGAAGGTATGGCCACTGAAGAACAAGAGCCTACACGTGATGCTAATGGTACGATCTTACAAGAGGGTGATTCTGTGAGCATTATTAAAGATCTGCCGGTAAAAGGTGCAGGTTTTACCGCTAAGCAGGGAACAACTGTGAAAAATATCCGTATGGTACCAGGTGACCCTACCCATATACAAGGTCGTGTGAACGGAACGATGATTTTTATCATTTCGGCATTTTTAAAAAAACTGTAG
- a CDS encoding ATP-binding protein, with product MKILKNKFILTLLILIIIGISGVTSYSTYLSYQRYTSAQNNAQVSLFIEHFESVMKNITDERIQSATYLVTQHTEDLKKLKETRIKSDQDLLGLDAFTKQHVQFTRYQSYAKQATEALEIVRRDVDRSRGNVSEMYHDKVFTPLFNMLQEVTAAEKSEEKKSYLMMYQKYTALKENTVQEHILISSILLGSRSISYEERALWEQLIQKDTLPQFYTLADNAVSLKLSELLSVEKFNTIISDERDMISYESRSGRYSVSPLGWSNQIDIKMDYFKKVESLLRDQVQTINKEAVTKHKEVLAWYGGSTLILLLILLKLFSVVSKIEDNTQISEETLKDIKLVLNENQQSELQRLIRNGKVDHIYRFLLKTIKDGNQTKDLFLASMSHEIRTPLNGILGFTQLLKESDLSEEQAEFIAVIEKSGENLLTIVNDILDLSKIKAQKIELEAIEFDPVDAFESAVESYAAKAAENHIDFNIFLDPTLPTALIGDPTKISQVLVNLVSNAIKFTSKNGEVSVSIKKIFESNDKVNVTFEVSDTGIGLTKEQQGKIFEAFSQADVSTSRKYGGTGLGLSISGKFIEHMGGKLSIRSVKDEGSTFYFTLALDKPMSAIKREVNDMRAYTVGILNSHIDTEYYINENLETYIAYTGANIKRYTDESILALKGTSQLPDILFIDHKFRQRDDELKPFLDLDTKIIVVSTGDQKKNLKRYSSQIDKILYKPVNFTKTLRMLSDKADSSETKENLTFKNVHILVAEDNKINQKLILNVLSRLGIDVTIANNGQEALEHRMRNEYDMIFMDIEMPVMGGMEATGQIISYERKNHKPHIPIVALTANALAGDREKYMSAGMDSYLSKPIDLEALNQLFQTYFEDRII from the coding sequence ATGAAGATATTGAAAAACAAATTTATACTTACCCTGCTTATACTTATCATTATAGGGATATCAGGCGTTACATCATATTCTACCTATCTCTCTTATCAGAGATATACATCGGCACAAAACAATGCACAGGTTTCTTTGTTTATAGAGCATTTTGAGTCTGTCATGAAAAATATCACAGATGAAAGAATACAGAGTGCTACCTACCTCGTCACACAACATACAGAGGACTTAAAAAAACTGAAAGAGACACGTATTAAGAGCGATCAGGACCTGTTGGGATTAGATGCATTTACCAAACAGCACGTTCAGTTTACACGCTATCAAAGTTACGCGAAACAAGCTACTGAAGCATTAGAGATTGTTCGTAGAGATGTAGACCGTTCGCGTGGTAACGTTAGCGAGATGTACCATGATAAGGTCTTCACCCCATTGTTCAACATGCTGCAAGAAGTTACAGCTGCAGAAAAATCCGAAGAGAAGAAAAGCTACCTGATGATGTACCAAAAGTATACGGCACTTAAGGAGAACACGGTACAGGAACATATACTGATCTCATCTATTTTGCTTGGATCCCGAAGCATAAGCTATGAAGAGAGAGCACTTTGGGAACAGCTTATACAAAAAGATACCTTACCTCAGTTTTATACCCTTGCAGACAATGCCGTATCCTTGAAACTCAGCGAACTGCTTTCGGTAGAAAAGTTCAACACGATCATCTCTGACGAACGTGACATGATCTCCTATGAATCAAGATCGGGAAGATACTCCGTCTCCCCTCTTGGTTGGTCAAACCAAATAGATATAAAGATGGATTATTTCAAAAAAGTAGAATCCCTGCTTCGTGACCAGGTTCAAACGATCAATAAAGAAGCTGTCACAAAACATAAAGAGGTCCTCGCATGGTATGGAGGGTCAACATTGATCCTATTGCTTATACTGCTTAAACTTTTTAGTGTAGTTTCCAAGATAGAGGATAATACACAGATTTCTGAAGAGACATTAAAAGATATCAAACTGGTATTGAATGAAAACCAACAAAGTGAGCTTCAAAGATTGATCCGTAACGGAAAAGTTGATCATATCTATAGGTTCTTGCTCAAAACCATTAAGGACGGGAATCAGACCAAAGACCTCTTTCTTGCCAGTATGTCCCATGAGATACGTACCCCTCTGAATGGTATCCTTGGATTTACCCAACTGCTCAAAGAGTCTGATCTTTCAGAAGAACAAGCCGAATTTATTGCAGTGATAGAGAAGAGTGGAGAAAATCTTTTGACCATCGTCAATGATATCCTTGACCTCTCTAAGATCAAAGCACAGAAAATAGAACTCGAAGCGATAGAGTTTGATCCGGTTGATGCCTTTGAATCTGCCGTTGAATCCTATGCGGCCAAAGCGGCAGAAAACCATATTGACTTCAATATCTTTTTGGATCCGACACTGCCTACAGCACTGATAGGGGATCCTACAAAGATCTCTCAAGTGCTCGTGAACCTTGTGAGTAATGCCATTAAATTTACCTCCAAAAACGGTGAAGTGAGCGTATCGATCAAAAAGATCTTTGAAAGTAACGATAAAGTAAACGTTACTTTTGAGGTTTCTGATACGGGTATTGGTCTTACCAAAGAGCAACAGGGAAAAATATTTGAAGCATTTTCACAAGCAGATGTCAGTACAAGCAGAAAGTATGGGGGTACAGGTCTGGGACTCTCAATATCCGGTAAATTCATAGAGCATATGGGAGGGAAACTGAGCATTAGAAGTGTCAAAGATGAAGGCTCTACCTTCTATTTCACCCTGGCACTTGATAAACCTATGAGTGCGATAAAAAGAGAAGTGAATGATATGCGTGCTTACACTGTTGGTATTCTTAATTCACATATCGATACAGAGTATTACATTAACGAAAACCTTGAAACATATATCGCTTACACTGGTGCGAATATCAAGCGTTATACCGATGAATCAATATTAGCGCTAAAAGGTACTTCCCAACTTCCCGATATTCTTTTTATTGACCATAAATTCCGTCAGAGAGATGATGAACTAAAGCCGTTCCTAGACCTTGATACAAAGATCATTGTGGTATCAACAGGAGACCAGAAAAAAAATCTAAAGCGATACTCATCACAGATCGATAAGATACTCTATAAGCCTGTGAACTTTACAAAAACACTTCGAATGCTGAGTGATAAAGCGGACAGTTCGGAGACAAAAGAGAATCTTACCTTTAAAAATGTACATATACTGGTTGCTGAAGATAACAAAATCAACCAAAAGTTGATACTCAATGTACTCAGTCGACTCGGTATAGATGTCACTATCGCCAATAATGGTCAAGAGGCACTTGAACACCGTATGAGAAATGAGTATGATATGATATTTATGGATATCGAAATGCCTGTCATGGGTGGTATGGAAGCGACGGGTCAGATCATCAGCTATGAAAGAAAAAATCATAAACCGCATATACCGATCGTTGCTTTGACTGCAAATGCACTTGCGGGTGATAGAGAAAAATATATGAGTGCAGGTATGGATAGTTACCTTTCAAAACCTATAGACCTTGAGGCTTTGAACCAACTCTTTCAAACCTATTTTGAGGATAGGATCATCTAG
- a CDS encoding TOBE domain-containing protein — MELTSKLTLEMLGKPFLLEKRIELLHAIEEHGSISKAAKAVPMSYKSAWEAVDTMNALSPEPIVCRETGGKDGGGTTITAYGQQLLKNYAVLKEEHGRFLTRLSELTDIESGSFKTIGRLAMQISARNQIQAEVVSIDSQNVNANIFLKLKSGKELLSTITKEAVENLHIDKDQTVVAIFKSNTVLLTKSAGEKSNENRLEGIVSKIDKDVENTKVLVDIGDHDTIVSVIPTAVLDKMELIEGSSVIAMIKANDIMIGK, encoded by the coding sequence ATGGAACTTACATCAAAGCTTACTTTGGAAATGTTAGGTAAACCTTTTTTGCTTGAGAAACGTATAGAACTGCTTCATGCCATTGAAGAACACGGATCCATTTCTAAAGCGGCAAAAGCTGTGCCCATGAGTTATAAAAGTGCATGGGAAGCGGTGGATACCATGAATGCACTTTCCCCTGAACCGATCGTATGTAGAGAGACAGGAGGCAAGGACGGCGGCGGTACTACGATCACAGCATATGGTCAACAACTTTTAAAAAACTACGCCGTACTAAAAGAGGAACACGGACGTTTTTTAACGAGACTGTCAGAATTGACGGATATAGAAAGTGGATCTTTTAAGACTATTGGACGATTAGCCATGCAAATTTCTGCAAGAAATCAGATACAAGCAGAGGTTGTTTCCATAGACTCTCAAAATGTCAATGCAAACATATTTTTAAAGCTCAAAAGCGGGAAAGAACTTCTCTCTACGATCACCAAAGAAGCAGTAGAAAATTTGCATATTGATAAGGATCAAACGGTGGTAGCGATATTTAAATCCAATACAGTGTTGCTCACTAAGAGTGCAGGTGAGAAAAGCAACGAGAACAGACTCGAAGGCATCGTGAGTAAGATAGACAAAGATGTAGAGAATACTAAAGTACTGGTAGATATAGGGGACCATGATACCATCGTATCTGTCATACCTACAGCTGTGTTAGACAAGATGGAACTCATCGAAGGAAGTTCTGTGATCGCTATGATTAAAGCCAATGATATTATGATAGGGAAGTAA